The Borrelia hispanica CRI genome has a window encoding:
- a CDS encoding ParB N-terminal domain-containing protein encodes MLIDLEQIKIKKRIRKNIGDTTTLKESIKKHGLIYPIIIDKNKNLVAGFRRYQVLKELGYKEVDVKVIPIEDKKNLLEIELDENNVRKSFTKSEAEEGEEELKNYSEKNTIIRLIKKIIIKIKKIFKIKKQN; translated from the coding sequence ATGTTAATAGATTTAGAACAAATAAAAATCAAAAAACGAATCAGAAAAAATATAGGAGATACAACAACTCTTAAAGAAAGCATTAAAAAACATGGTCTGATTTATCCTATAATAATAGATAAAAATAAAAACCTAGTGGCAGGTTTTAGAAGATATCAAGTACTAAAAGAACTTGGATATAAAGAGGTCGATGTCAAAGTAATTCCAATAGAAGATAAAAAAAACTTACTTGAAATCGAACTTGATGAAAATAATGTCAGAAAATCATTTACAAAAAGTGAAGCAGAAGAAGGAGAAGAAGAACTCAAAAATTATTCAGAAAAAAACACAATAATAAGATTGATAAAAAAAATAATAATAAAAATCAAAAAAATATTTAAAATAAAAAAACAAAATTAA
- a CDS encoding L-cystine transporter has translation MNMTITYVILNVTIMLILIGFLYFLRKKHISFTKRILIALGLGIIFGTLIKYCYEPNSTIIQETIQWTNIIGIGYIRLIKMMVIPLILVSIISAIIKLTNSQDIWKMSLSVIFILIFTAGIAAIIGICISIFFKLTAEGLQSGVDEIMQGQKLDRKLQVLHQTPMTQKLSELIPDNIFADMAGTRPNSTIGIVIFAALVGIVALRVAKKKPESIDFFKQIISTAQDLTLGIVTLILKSTPYAILAMITKISATSDLISIMKLGKFALASYVAIGITLLMHMTIIAFNRLNPITFIKKVWPVLTFAFISRSSAATIPVNVEVQTKKLGVSEGIANLSSALGASIGQNGCAALHPAMLAIMIAPTQGINPTDPSFLLQLIGIIIITSFGVAGAGGGATISSLMVLSSMNLPVSLVGLFISIEPLIDMGRTSVNVSDSMVAGVITAKNLNQLDKNIYNNQNTK, from the coding sequence ATGAATATGACAATAACATATGTAATATTAAATGTTACAATAATGCTTATATTAATAGGATTTTTATACTTTTTACGCAAAAAACATATCTCTTTTACGAAAAGAATATTAATAGCTCTAGGATTAGGAATAATATTTGGTACACTCATAAAATATTGTTACGAACCAAACTCAACAATAATACAAGAAACTATTCAATGGACTAATATTATAGGAATCGGATATATAAGACTCATTAAAATGATGGTAATACCACTAATACTAGTATCAATAATATCTGCAATAATAAAACTAACAAATAGCCAAGATATTTGGAAAATGAGCTTATCAGTAATATTTATACTCATATTTACAGCAGGAATTGCCGCAATAATTGGAATTTGTATATCTATTTTTTTCAAATTAACAGCAGAAGGACTTCAATCTGGAGTTGATGAAATCATGCAAGGTCAAAAATTAGATCGCAAACTTCAAGTTTTACACCAAACTCCAATGACACAAAAACTATCAGAACTCATTCCGGACAATATATTTGCAGATATGGCAGGAACAAGACCAAACTCAACAATAGGAATAGTAATATTTGCTGCTTTAGTAGGGATTGTTGCTCTAAGAGTTGCCAAAAAAAAACCAGAGTCAATAGATTTTTTTAAACAAATAATATCAACAGCACAAGATTTAACTTTAGGAATAGTAACTTTAATCTTAAAATCAACACCTTATGCCATATTAGCAATGATCACAAAAATATCAGCAACAAGTGATCTTATAAGCATAATGAAACTTGGAAAATTTGCACTTGCATCTTATGTTGCTATAGGTATTACACTCTTAATGCACATGACAATTATTGCATTTAACAGACTAAATCCAATAACTTTTATTAAAAAAGTATGGCCAGTACTAACATTTGCATTTATATCGCGTTCCAGTGCAGCAACAATACCTGTCAATGTAGAAGTGCAAACTAAAAAACTAGGAGTTAGTGAAGGAATTGCAAATCTCTCCAGTGCACTTGGGGCATCTATTGGACAAAATGGTTGCGCAGCACTTCATCCTGCTATGCTAGCAATCATGATTGCACCTACACAAGGAATAAATCCAACAGATCCCTCATTTCTACTACAACTCATAGGAATAATAATAATAACCTCGTTTGGAGTAGCTGGAGCTGGAGGAGGTGCAACAATATCATCCTTAATGGTTCTCTCATCAATGAATCTACCTGTTTCACTAGTTGGCTTATTCATTTCCATCGAACCTTTAATCGATATGGGACGAACATCTGTTAATGTCAGTGATTCAATGGTTGCAGGGGTCATAACAGCCAAAAATCTTAATCAATTAGACAAAAACATTTATAATAATCAAAATACTAAATAA
- a CDS encoding penicillin-binding protein 1A yields MLVYFTYFIISFSIIFLSIAIVETINIQKDKNFGNINPAIPSKLFDTNGKLITQFISDENRELLPLREMPNNLINTLLIREDLSFFFHRGFSLMGILRAAFNIVLGRYFSGGSTITQQLAKLLYTNQAKRSILRKLNEVWWAIQLEKKLSKYEILEKYLNKVYFGNGNYGVVAASKFFFNKSVKDINTAEAVLMIIQLPNAKLYSPFYNPKFAKKIQRAVLNQVVSHGIITPELAESEFNEYWQNYDWTRMADTPAISDKEDHAPYFSEYVRQRITKYLPSEANIYKDGYSIYTTLDLEAQKHANEITQEMITKARKMYNSTKSSETLVINSEIVPIIDTISDLFGIRNTRINGRQYTKLKTRKFYEDNIDLLASFAAILGIDKIDKATRAYTINNKTNPNLLVQPEGALISLDTTTGAIKAMVGGSGYRKGSEFNRATQAKIQPGSAFKVLYFSAAIELKKITAATMLSDSPVAFFNQEGEVYAPENYGGKWRGNVLTRKALALSLNIPALRILDKLGFDNAIKYSAKLLGIKDQNEINKIFPKVYPLALGVTSTSPIQMARAFAILGNNGKEVEPYGIKYIEDRNGKVIANVESEILTSIKNKGANAQIVSPQTAYIMTDMMKSTIQYGTLSNQKYTNLKNFKSDIVGKSGTTQNWADGWTIGYSPYITTAIWVGFDKKGYSLGTAGTGTALAGPTWGKFMAEYHKNLPQKVFIRPKGIINVQVQSETGLLPEGVPNETIINEIFITGSQPFEKSKYYENKSEFLNKMEFNIYGIDNINDNDELNFDTTEFEYLTNDFYQHNKTENEKIPENNTNTINNDKFNDNINMDIQNEDFENDNKEENMEHNTQDAKTEDDTNNKIIDDNNNIDDSTNTTDKPNNTEPQKNSIVNDEKQNNEIEHKDVNGENIQLD; encoded by the coding sequence ATGCTAGTTTATTTTACCTATTTTATTATCAGTTTTTCAATCATTTTTTTATCAATTGCCATAGTTGAAACTATAAATATTCAAAAAGATAAAAATTTTGGAAATATAAACCCTGCTATACCATCAAAACTTTTTGATACCAATGGTAAGCTCATAACACAATTTATATCTGATGAGAACAGAGAATTATTACCTTTAAGAGAAATGCCTAATAATTTAATAAACACACTCTTAATACGCGAAGATCTCAGCTTTTTTTTCCACAGAGGCTTCTCATTAATGGGAATTTTAAGAGCTGCATTTAATATTGTTCTTGGAAGATATTTCTCAGGTGGTAGTACTATAACACAACAATTAGCAAAACTACTCTACACAAATCAAGCAAAAAGATCTATTTTAAGAAAATTAAATGAAGTTTGGTGGGCAATACAGCTTGAAAAAAAATTATCAAAATATGAAATACTTGAAAAATACTTAAATAAAGTCTATTTTGGAAATGGAAATTATGGCGTAGTAGCAGCTTCAAAATTTTTCTTCAATAAAAGTGTTAAAGATATTAACACCGCAGAAGCTGTTTTAATGATTATACAATTGCCAAATGCAAAACTTTATTCACCATTTTACAATCCAAAATTCGCAAAGAAAATACAAAGAGCTGTATTAAATCAAGTAGTATCTCATGGTATTATCACCCCTGAATTAGCTGAATCAGAATTTAATGAATATTGGCAAAATTATGACTGGACTCGTATGGCAGATACACCAGCTATATCTGACAAAGAAGATCATGCTCCTTATTTTTCAGAATATGTAAGACAACGAATAACTAAATACCTCCCATCAGAAGCAAATATATACAAAGATGGATACTCAATATATACAACACTTGATCTTGAAGCACAAAAACATGCAAATGAAATTACACAAGAAATGATTACAAAAGCAAGGAAAATGTATAATTCTACAAAATCATCTGAAACATTAGTAATAAATTCAGAAATAGTACCAATAATTGATACAATATCCGATTTATTTGGCATAAGAAATACTAGAATAAATGGCAGACAATACACAAAATTAAAAACAAGAAAATTTTATGAGGATAATATTGATCTTCTTGCAAGCTTTGCTGCAATTTTAGGCATTGATAAAATAGACAAAGCAACAAGAGCTTACACAATAAACAATAAAACAAATCCAAACTTACTTGTGCAACCAGAAGGTGCATTAATATCACTAGACACCACAACAGGAGCCATAAAAGCAATGGTTGGAGGAAGTGGATATAGAAAGGGAAGCGAATTTAATAGAGCAACTCAAGCAAAAATTCAACCTGGAAGCGCATTTAAAGTTTTATATTTTTCAGCAGCTATTGAATTAAAAAAAATAACAGCTGCAACAATGCTCTCAGATTCTCCTGTAGCCTTTTTTAATCAAGAAGGAGAGGTGTATGCCCCTGAAAATTATGGAGGAAAATGGCGAGGAAATGTCTTAACACGTAAAGCACTCGCTTTATCTCTCAATATTCCCGCCCTTAGAATACTTGATAAATTAGGTTTCGACAATGCAATTAAATATTCGGCTAAATTACTAGGAATCAAAGATCAAAATGAAATAAATAAAATATTCCCCAAAGTATATCCCCTTGCACTTGGAGTCACATCAACATCTCCAATACAAATGGCAAGAGCATTTGCTATTTTAGGAAATAATGGAAAAGAAGTAGAACCATACGGAATTAAATATATAGAAGATAGAAATGGAAAAGTAATAGCAAATGTAGAATCTGAAATACTAACATCAATCAAGAATAAAGGTGCTAATGCGCAAATAGTATCTCCTCAAACTGCTTACATTATGACAGATATGATGAAATCAACAATCCAATATGGCACTCTATCAAATCAAAAATACACAAATCTCAAAAATTTTAAATCCGATATTGTAGGTAAATCAGGAACAACCCAAAACTGGGCCGACGGATGGACAATAGGATATTCACCTTATATAACAACGGCTATATGGGTTGGTTTTGACAAAAAAGGATATTCATTGGGAACTGCAGGCACAGGAACAGCACTAGCTGGCCCTACTTGGGGTAAATTTATGGCAGAATATCATAAAAACTTACCCCAAAAGGTATTTATACGACCCAAAGGAATAATTAATGTACAAGTTCAATCAGAAACAGGTCTATTACCAGAAGGTGTACCTAATGAAACAATAATAAACGAAATATTCATTACAGGAAGCCAACCATTTGAAAAATCAAAATATTATGAAAACAAATCTGAATTTTTAAATAAAATGGAATTCAATATTTATGGCATCGACAACATTAATGACAATGATGAACTAAACTTCGATACTACCGAATTTGAATATCTTACAAACGATTTTTACCAACACAATAAAACAGAAAATGAAAAAATTCCTGAAAATAATACTAATACAATTAATAATGATAAATTTAATGATAATATTAATATGGATATACAAAATGAAGATTTTGAAAATGACAATAAAGAGGAAAACATGGAACATAATACCCAAGATGCTAAAACAGAAGACGACACCAACAACAAAATAATAGATGACAATAACAATATAGATGATAGTACGAATACTACAGATAAGCCAAATAATACAGAACCTCAAAAAAATTCTATTGTAAATGATGAAAAACAAAATAATGAAATTGAACATAAAGATGTCAATGGAGAAAATATACAATTGGATTAA
- a CDS encoding ATP-dependent 6-phosphofructokinase, whose amino-acid sequence MYRLKNQNLGFNIENLGECKYDNPLINFYANESHVHFTSEESKIRFNVYKNEESWNQYEDVFLEKAGPRRKIYFVPKHVKAAITTCGGLCPGFNDVIRSIVRTLWNVYGVYNIYGVKFGYKGLLSESNLSFVDLNPDVVNDINQLGGTILGSSRGGIRPVEIVDTLERMGINMLFNIGGDGTQKGSILIAEEIERRNLKVAVIGIPKTVDNDFMFVQKSFGFETAVEQSVAAVAGAHFEANSAYNGIGLVKVMGRDSGFIAAYTALSSNDVNFCLIPELDFDIEGPNGLLAHLERRLLKKESMDEIPHAVILIAEGAGQKYFDPGIRKKDDSGNLLYEDIGLYIKDKINEYFKSKDIPVNLKYIDPSYIIRSSPANASDSLYCARLGSNAVHAAMAGKTKLLISLWSTKFVHVPIRMAVIARNEVNVNGSFWRDVLASTGQPFSMKN is encoded by the coding sequence ATGTATAGGCTTAAGAATCAAAATTTGGGTTTTAATATAGAAAACCTAGGAGAATGTAAATATGATAATCCTTTAATTAATTTTTATGCTAATGAGAGTCATGTTCATTTTACTTCTGAAGAGAGTAAGATTAGATTTAATGTTTATAAAAATGAAGAGAGTTGGAATCAATATGAGGATGTTTTTTTAGAAAAGGCTGGACCTAGACGTAAAATTTATTTTGTCCCAAAACATGTTAAAGCCGCAATTACTACTTGTGGGGGTCTCTGTCCAGGTTTTAATGATGTGATTCGTTCAATTGTTAGAACTTTATGGAATGTATATGGAGTATATAATATTTATGGCGTTAAGTTTGGATATAAAGGACTTTTGTCAGAGTCTAATTTAAGTTTTGTTGATTTAAATCCTGATGTGGTTAATGATATTAATCAGCTTGGTGGTACAATACTTGGTTCATCAAGAGGAGGAATTCGACCTGTTGAAATAGTTGATACTTTAGAGAGAATGGGTATTAATATGCTTTTTAATATTGGTGGAGATGGTACACAAAAGGGTTCTATTTTAATTGCTGAAGAGATAGAGAGACGAAATTTAAAAGTTGCTGTTATAGGTATTCCTAAAACGGTAGATAATGATTTTATGTTTGTTCAAAAATCTTTTGGATTTGAAACGGCTGTAGAACAATCAGTTGCTGCTGTTGCTGGTGCGCATTTTGAGGCAAATAGTGCTTATAATGGAATAGGTCTTGTTAAAGTGATGGGTAGAGATTCTGGGTTTATTGCTGCTTATACTGCTCTATCTTCTAATGATGTTAATTTTTGTTTAATACCAGAATTAGATTTTGATATTGAGGGACCAAATGGACTTCTTGCACATCTTGAGAGACGGCTTTTAAAAAAAGAAAGTATGGATGAAATTCCTCATGCAGTTATATTGATAGCAGAAGGAGCAGGACAAAAATATTTTGATCCTGGTATTAGAAAGAAAGATGATTCTGGTAATTTACTGTATGAGGATATTGGACTTTATATTAAAGATAAAATCAATGAATATTTTAAATCTAAAGATATTCCTGTTAATCTTAAATATATTGATCCTAGTTATATTATTAGAAGTTCTCCAGCTAATGCTAGTGATTCTCTCTATTGTGCTCGTCTTGGTTCAAATGCTGTTCATGCTGCTATGGCTGGTAAAACGAAATTATTAATTAGTTTGTGGAGTACAAAATTTGTGCATGTTCCCATCAGAATGGCTGTCATTGCTAGGAATGAAGTTAATGTGAATGGTTCTTTCTGGAGGGATGTTCTTGCAAGCACTGGTCAGCCATTTAGTATGAAAAATTGA
- a CDS encoding nucleotide-binding protein, whose amino-acid sequence MTKIIPVASGKGGVGKTSFVANIGYKLARLGKTVILVDLDLGGSNLHTCLGVKNTGVGIGSFINKQEKDFSSLVLKTPYKKLYLVPGDALYTGTANIPFSIKKRIIDSIQRELVADFVFIDLGSGTSYNTVDFYLSSYSGVIITVPETPSILNAYSFLKNALYRLLYLGFPPKSPEREYISNFFKNKIEGTNVKFKDLVLGIEVISLSSSLKVKKMMNSFYPRVVLNRIESSEEIAMCENLINVVKNNINIPVEFIGFIPFAKSFRASVNNRIPFVDFDRNSKLNKYFEFIACNLIKSPVEGSPYIYDDIYDMIKDQSQFIRK is encoded by the coding sequence ATGACTAAAATTATTCCTGTTGCAAGTGGAAAGGGAGGTGTTGGGAAAACATCTTTTGTTGCTAATATTGGTTATAAACTTGCACGTTTAGGTAAGACTGTGATACTTGTTGATCTTGACCTTGGAGGTTCTAATCTGCATACTTGTTTAGGTGTTAAGAATACTGGTGTTGGCATAGGTTCTTTTATTAATAAACAAGAAAAAGATTTTTCAAGTTTAGTTCTTAAAACTCCTTATAAAAAGCTTTATTTGGTTCCAGGAGATGCTCTTTATACGGGTACAGCCAATATACCTTTTTCTATCAAGAAGAGAATAATAGATTCTATTCAAAGAGAACTTGTTGCTGATTTCGTTTTTATAGATTTAGGGTCAGGTACGTCTTATAATACAGTGGATTTTTATTTATCATCTTATAGTGGCGTAATCATTACTGTTCCAGAAACTCCTTCAATTCTTAATGCTTATTCTTTTTTAAAAAATGCTCTCTATAGACTTCTATATTTAGGTTTTCCTCCAAAAAGTCCTGAACGAGAATATATTAGTAATTTTTTTAAAAATAAAATAGAAGGTACAAACGTTAAATTTAAAGATTTAGTTTTAGGTATTGAAGTTATATCTTTAAGTTCTTCACTTAAGGTCAAAAAGATGATGAATAGTTTTTATCCTAGAGTTGTATTAAATAGAATAGAGTCTAGCGAAGAAATAGCTATGTGTGAAAATTTAATAAATGTTGTTAAAAATAATATCAATATACCAGTTGAATTTATTGGTTTTATTCCCTTTGCAAAAAGTTTTAGAGCATCTGTTAATAATAGAATTCCATTTGTTGATTTTGATAGAAATTCGAAACTTAATAAATATTTTGAATTTATTGCGTGTAATTTAATTAAATCACCTGTTGAAGGTTCACCTTATATTTATGATGATATATACGATATGATTAAGGATCAAAGTCAATTTATTAGGAAATAA
- a CDS encoding potassium channel family protein: MKTFVIIGLSNLGIHILENLSKLDCQIIIVDTSKELVEEYDVIATESFILDQFTKNALKKIIPVDTDAVIIDFDNDLGKSALVTHYCNLLGVKEICVKTEDGDDAEILKTLGATRIIFPSKDAARRLTPLLVSPNLSTYSIVGHDIIVAETIIPKEYVGKTLLEADLRSEKGITVIAVRNLSNSRYELVDGDYFFLKDDKIVICGKPDKIENFTNNKDLIKDLISVSKTEDAAYKESSKKLGFLKFFDFMKNFNKDKKNN; encoded by the coding sequence GTGAAAACATTTGTTATTATTGGTCTTAGTAATTTGGGAATTCATATTCTTGAAAATTTAAGTAAGCTTGATTGTCAAATAATTATTGTTGATACTTCAAAAGAATTGGTTGAAGAATATGATGTAATTGCTACAGAAAGTTTTATTTTAGATCAGTTTACTAAGAATGCATTAAAAAAAATTATTCCTGTAGATACTGATGCTGTTATTATTGATTTTGATAATGATCTTGGGAAAAGTGCTCTTGTTACTCATTATTGTAATCTTTTAGGTGTGAAGGAAATATGTGTTAAGACTGAAGATGGGGATGATGCTGAAATATTAAAAACTCTTGGTGCTACAAGAATTATATTTCCAAGCAAGGATGCTGCTCGAAGATTGACTCCATTGTTGGTATCTCCTAATCTTTCAACATATAGTATTGTTGGGCATGATATTATTGTTGCTGAGACAATTATTCCAAAAGAATACGTAGGTAAAACTTTACTTGAGGCTGATTTGAGAAGTGAGAAGGGTATTACTGTTATTGCTGTTAGAAATTTAAGTAATTCTAGATATGAACTTGTGGATGGAGATTATTTTTTCTTAAAGGATGATAAAATTGTGATTTGTGGCAAACCTGATAAGATTGAAAATTTTACAAATAATAAAGATTTGATTAAGGATTTAATATCAGTTTCTAAAACAGAAGATGCTGCTTATAAGGAAAGTTCTAAAAAATTAGGCTTTTTAAAATTTTTTGATTTTATGAAAAATTTTAATAAGGATAAGAAAAATAATTAA
- a CDS encoding glucose-6-phosphate isomerase produces MIHYNDLNKLKSFQELKQMNPEKLKTVLNENRIKEYDIKIEGNHVHYNYATKQINETHLKLFQNLSDEAHLIEKYKEIINGTHINLSENRKVLHHLTRGQLGTTVIDNNENMREFFERELHKIFEFAKKIQNGTIKNTNGKAFKNVVQIGIGGSSLGPKALYTTIKNYAKQKNLCKMKAYFISNVDPDEAEEVLSEINLKETLFIVVSKSGTTLETSSNMQFLIKKLKDNGIEEYKKQIIIITSQGSMLALEKGYLEYFLMHDSIGGRFSPTSAVGLTLITLCFTEDITKEILKGAHEVDKQALNKNVRENAPLLASIISIYESNILNYSSNCIIAYSKAMENFYLHLQQLEMESNGKSVNRFGEQIDYKTVRIIWGGIGTDVQHSFFQMLHQGTEIVPMDLIGFSQSQLKQDVSLEGTSSNDKLKANLIAQIIAFAIGKENINQNQSFKGERPSALIYSKELTPYTIGAILSHYENKVMFEGFLLNINSFDQEGVQLGKIIANKILKNDNSQDKIIKSYDILF; encoded by the coding sequence ATGATTCATTATAATGATCTTAATAAGCTTAAAAGTTTTCAAGAATTAAAACAAATGAATCCCGAAAAACTAAAGACAGTATTAAATGAAAATAGAATTAAAGAATATGACATCAAAATAGAAGGGAATCACGTACATTACAACTATGCTACAAAACAAATCAATGAAACTCATTTAAAGTTATTTCAAAATTTAAGCGATGAAGCACATCTAATAGAAAAGTATAAAGAAATCATTAATGGAACACATATTAATCTTAGTGAAAATAGAAAAGTTTTACATCACTTAACAAGAGGACAACTTGGCACAACAGTTATAGATAACAATGAAAATATGCGAGAATTTTTTGAAAGAGAACTTCATAAAATTTTTGAATTTGCAAAAAAAATACAAAATGGAACGATTAAAAATACAAATGGAAAGGCTTTTAAAAATGTCGTACAAATTGGTATTGGAGGTTCAAGTCTTGGGCCAAAAGCACTATACACCACAATTAAAAACTATGCTAAACAAAAAAATTTATGCAAAATGAAAGCATATTTTATTTCAAATGTTGACCCAGATGAAGCAGAAGAGGTTTTAAGTGAAATAAATCTTAAAGAAACTCTATTTATTGTAGTATCAAAAAGTGGAACTACACTAGAAACATCATCTAATATGCAATTCTTAATTAAAAAATTAAAAGATAATGGAATTGAAGAATATAAAAAACAAATTATAATCATTACATCACAAGGAAGCATGTTGGCACTCGAAAAAGGATACCTTGAATACTTTTTGATGCATGATTCAATTGGTGGAAGATTTTCACCAACCTCAGCTGTAGGGCTTACTCTAATAACCCTTTGCTTTACAGAAGATATTACAAAAGAAATATTAAAAGGAGCTCATGAGGTTGACAAACAAGCACTAAACAAAAATGTAAGAGAAAATGCACCCCTTCTAGCATCAATAATCAGTATATATGAAAGCAATATACTAAATTATAGCAGTAACTGTATTATTGCATATTCAAAAGCAATGGAAAATTTTTATCTTCATTTACAACAACTTGAAATGGAAAGCAACGGAAAAAGCGTAAACAGATTTGGAGAACAAATTGACTATAAAACAGTCAGAATAATTTGGGGAGGAATTGGAACAGATGTGCAACATTCATTCTTTCAAATGCTTCATCAAGGAACAGAAATAGTACCAATGGATTTAATAGGATTTAGTCAATCCCAATTAAAACAAGATGTTTCTTTAGAGGGAACATCAAGTAATGATAAACTAAAAGCAAATCTAATAGCCCAAATAATTGCATTTGCTATTGGAAAAGAAAATATCAATCAAAATCAAAGTTTTAAAGGAGAGAGACCTTCTGCATTAATATACTCTAAAGAGCTTACTCCTTATACAATAGGTGCTATACTCTCTCATTACGAAAATAAAGTAATGTTTGAAGGATTTCTACTAAATATAAATTCATTTGATCAAGAAGGAGTTCAATTAGGCAAAATTATTGCTAACAAAATTTTAAAGAACGATAATTCACAAGATAAAATAATTAAATCTTATGATATATTATTTTAA
- a CDS encoding CoA-disulfide reductase: protein MKIIIIGGTAAGTSAAAKAKRINKELNIVIYEKTNTTSFGACGLPYFIGKFFDEPNNMIARTPEQFKQNGISVFTKHEVIKVDIKNNIIQVKNLQTQEIFNDTYDKLMIATGGNPIIPPINNIKLKNFYTLRNMQDGKEIRELLNQQEIKNIIIIGAGYIGIEMVEATKAREKNVRIIQLDKRILTESFDKEITNIMEEELIKNNVLLHTNEFVTSLIGKDKVEGIITNKSEYKADLVILSTGIKPATEFLEGQLDTLKNGAIIVNEYGETSAKNIFAAGDCATIYNIISNQNDYIPLATTANKLGKIIGENLAGKRVPFKGTLGSASIKVLSLEAARSGLTEEMALKLGLQYKTVFIKDKNHTNYYPNQEDLYIKLIYNQDTKEILGAQIIGKNGAALRMHALSLAIYSKLKINELGMMDFAYSPPFSKTWDALNIAGNAAK from the coding sequence ATGAAAATAATAATTATTGGAGGAACTGCAGCAGGAACAAGCGCTGCAGCAAAAGCAAAACGAATAAACAAAGAATTAAATATAGTTATTTATGAAAAAACAAATACCACATCCTTTGGTGCTTGTGGACTACCTTATTTCATTGGAAAATTTTTTGACGAACCAAACAATATGATAGCCAGGACACCTGAGCAATTTAAACAGAATGGAATATCAGTATTTACTAAACACGAAGTCATTAAAGTAGATATCAAAAATAACATTATCCAAGTAAAAAACCTTCAAACACAAGAAATATTCAATGATACCTATGATAAATTGATGATTGCAACTGGAGGAAACCCTATAATTCCACCAATTAACAATATTAAACTAAAAAATTTTTATACTTTAAGAAATATGCAAGATGGCAAGGAAATCAGAGAACTCTTAAACCAACAAGAAATAAAAAACATAATAATAATTGGGGCTGGATATATTGGAATTGAAATGGTAGAAGCTACTAAAGCACGAGAAAAAAATGTCAGAATTATCCAATTGGATAAACGAATACTAACAGAATCATTTGACAAAGAAATCACAAATATAATGGAAGAAGAGCTTATAAAAAATAATGTTTTACTTCACACAAATGAATTTGTAACAAGTTTAATAGGAAAAGACAAAGTTGAAGGAATTATTACAAACAAATCTGAATACAAAGCAGATCTTGTAATACTCTCTACAGGCATCAAGCCAGCAACTGAATTTTTAGAAGGTCAACTTGATACATTAAAAAACGGTGCAATAATTGTAAACGAATACGGTGAAACCAGTGCAAAAAATATTTTTGCTGCAGGAGATTGTGCCACAATATATAACATTATAAGCAATCAAAATGATTATATTCCTCTTGCAACAACAGCCAATAAATTGGGAAAAATCATTGGTGAAAACCTAGCAGGAAAACGAGTACCTTTTAAAGGCACATTGGGATCTGCATCTATTAAAGTTTTATCACTCGAAGCAGCTAGATCTGGTCTTACTGAAGAGATGGCATTAAAACTTGGGCTCCAATATAAAACAGTATTTATCAAAGACAAAAACCATACAAACTATTATCCCAATCAAGAAGATTTATATATTAAGCTAATATATAATCAAGATACAAAAGAAATTCTTGGTGCACAAATAATTGGAAAAAATGGAGCTGCACTAAGAATGCACGCATTATCCCTTGCTATTTATTCAAAACTTAAAATAAATGAACTTGGAATGATGGATTTTGCATATTCTCCACCATTCTCCAAAACTTGGGATGCATTAAATATTGCTGGTAATGCAGCAAAATAA